Genomic DNA from Clostridium sp. BJN0013:
AGGGGGCAATACATTACAAGATACACTGAGAATATTAGAATATTTGAATGATGAAGTCGATATTTTTGATGTATCTGCAGCTTTAAATGATTCATTACAATATCAGATAGATAAGATGGCTCTTGAAGATGGATGGCGTTCATATATGTCTCAAGCGGTAAAGGAAAAGTTTAATAAGCCAACCATTACAACAGGAAATATAAGAACTCCAGGAGTGGCTGAGGAAATATTAGTTCAAGGTAAGGCTGATTTAATAGGAATGGGAAGAGGATTGATTGCTGAGTCTAAATGGGGATTGAAAGTTAAAAATGGAGAAGAAGATATGCTTAGAAAATGTATATCCTGTAATATTGGATGTGCAGGTCATAGAATAGGCTTAAACAGACCAATTAGATGTACAGTTAATCCTGATACTATATATGAAGATGAATATAAAAATAAAAGAGTAAAGAAGCAAACTAATGTAGTAGTTATCGGAGGAGGAACAAGTGGTCTTGAAGCTGCTTGTACAGCAGCAGAATTGGGATGTAATACTTTCCTATTTGAAAAAAAACCTTATTTGGGTGGATTAGCAAAAGAGATTTCAAAATTTCCAGATAAATATAGAGTTTCTTATTTACCGGAGTATTTAATTAACAGAGCTGAGAAGTTAAACAATTTAACCATATTTACTAATACTGAAGGTAATGTTAAATTAATAGATATTGTAAAACCAGGTATTATAGTAAATGCCACAGGTTCAAAACCTTTATTACCACCTATAAAAGGTCTATTAGATAATATTGATAAAGAAGGAGGAAAATTATATTCCATATTTGGATTATTGAACAGAATAGATCAATTTGAAAATATGAATCTTGATGGCAAAAAAATAGTAGTCATTGGTGGAGGAGCAGTAGGGTTAGATGTTGTGGAATTCTTCTCTGAAAGAAAAGCAAAGACTTCTATAGTTGAAATGTTACCTACAATTGGAAAAGATTTAGATGTAATTACTAAGATTTCTGTAAAAGAAATAGTAAAAAAATATGATGTTAATGTAAATACAAATACAGCTCTTACAGAAGTGGCATCGGATCATTTTAAAGTGAAAAAAGATGATAGGGAAATAGTTATGAATTTTGACTATGGTTTTGTGTGTCTTGGTATGAGAGCTGAAAATCAGGGATTAGAAGAATTAAAAGATTATTTTAAAGAAAAAAATGTAGAAATAGTTAATATAGGAGATAGTTTTAGGGCAAGAAAAATAATAGATGGAGTTAAAGAGGGAAGAGACATTATCCTTGCATTAGAAAAGATAAAAGCTATTTAAGTACATCTATCAAATAATTTAGGAGTTCAAGTGGAGTTTGCTTTATGAGCATGTACCTCTTTTGTCTATCTGAATCTTAAAACTCTAACTCTAACTTAAAGTAAGGTTAGAGTTTTTTGTCGTTTTTAGAATATATTTTTCTACAGTAGAAAATAATATTAAAATATTATATAAAGTTACTATGCAGGAAGGAGAATTTTATAATCTATGAAAATTATAAGGAAAAATATTTTTATAAGAATTACATGTATGTTTATAACTGTAATTTTTATGATATTTCAAGGAGTTAGAGTAGCAGGTGCTTCTGAAAGTGGGTGAGGCATCTTTAAAGGAAAAGATGAATATATTGAAAAGAAGTAAAAAAGCCCACAATAATAAAAAATATTCCATGGCAATAAAGGGATATGATCAAATCATATTGGATAAGTCTCTACCCGCTCATATTATAAATGAAGCAAGGGTATGCAAGTTATTAGCTGAACAAAAAGCACCTGTTTTGAAAAAATATTCATTTTCACCTGATTTTATAGAAGTATGTGAAAATGGGAAAAAATATTACAGAGATAATAAATGCAGTTATTTTTTATATGAAGATTACAATACTTTTAAAAAATACTTTAATCTTCAGCAGGATTGGGTGTATGTTGAATCCGAACATTTTAAATTTGATCATAAAGGCATACCTATGGTAAAGTACAATGATAAATTTTACTATAATACAGTAACTGTCTGTCAATATGGTTTATGGCTATATGATAAATATATTGACAATAAAGAAGATAAAAAGAAATTTTTAAGTATAGCAGACTTTTTAATAGACAATATGAAAGAAGATGGTTCTTTCAGGTACGAATTTAAATACCATCACTATGAACTTTTAAATGTGGGATGGACTTCTAGTATGTCCCAAGGCCAGGCATTGAGTGTATTTGCCAGGGCTTATAATTTAACTAAAGATATTAAATATTTAAATTCCGGAGACAAAGTTTTAAAATATTTGCTTACTCCTATTTCTAAAGGTGGAGTAATGGATAATTTAGGAACATTAGATGAAAGACTTAAAGATAAAATATTCTTTCAGCAGTATGTAAATTCAACTTCTACTTATACTTTAAATGGATTCATATTTACTTTAATTGGCTTATATGATTGGAGCAATGTAAATTGTCCAGGGAATATATATTATAGCAATATAGCCAGAGAATACTGGAATAAAGGTTTAAATAGTTTAAAATTTATAATACCTTATTATGATATAGGGGAATTTACAGCTTATGATCTATATCATATTGTAAAAAAATCAAAACCCAGTAGTTCTGATTTTTATCATTCAGTGCATATAGAACAAATGAATGCACTTTATAATATTACGAAAGACAACTATTTTAAAAACATAAGAGATATGTGGATTTCTTATGTTTCAGAACCAAATGAGTCTTAGAGGAACTTATCAAGGGACTTGAATGTGTTTATCTCCTACTTTGAGGAAGTCAGGGTATTATCAATAATATTTTTATCTGCTGCAATTTTAACAAAAGTCAAATTTTTTTATATAAGGTATTGTAAAATACAATATTTTAAATATAAAATTAATGTAGGTATTATCTTAACTAATAAAATATATAATACTTTAAATATAATTGTGGAAGAGAGGATTTACATGGTTGATAATTTTGAAATAAAAGGTGAACAAAATGGGAGTATAAGAGGAATTATAAATAGACCCAGTATATCAGGCAAAATTCCCTGCATAATTTTCTGTCATGGGTTTATGGGAAATAAATTGGGTCATAATTTTATGTTTGTAAAAATAGCCAGAACCTTGGAAAAACTTAATATAGCTTCTATTAGATTCGATTTTAGGGGAAGTGGAGAAAGTGATGGGGATTTCAAGGATATTACCATATCCTCAGAAGTAGAAGACTGTAAAAGAGTACTGCAGTTTGCTAATTCTCTTGATTATATTGATAAAAATAATATAAATATTTTAGGATTTAGTATGGGTGCTGCAATTGCTGTAGTAATTGCTTCTAGTTATTCTAATATAATCAAAAATTCTATACTTATGAGTGCCGGATTCAATATGTATGATATATTTATTTCTGAAGCTACAGGAGATAGACTATATGAATTCTTAGAAAAGGGATACATAAACTTTGAAAATAACATACTTAGTGAAAAAGCTATAGAAGATGCATTTAATTATAGGGTTTTCGATTATTTAAAAGATATGAAAGGAAATACACTTATAATTCATGGTACAGAAGATAAATCCGTATACCCTTTATATGCAAGAAAAATTCAGCAATTATTGGGGAGTAAAGCTAAATTAAAATTTATTAAGGGAGCAGATCACTGCTATTCTAGTCCGGAGTATTATGCGGAATTGGTTAAAGAAATAGTACTTTTTGTAAAAGAATATATAATCTAAAAAGTACAAAGGTTTAGTATTTAAGATAAAACCAATACACACTAAAAGCATCCATGAATATATCTGAAAGATTTTTAGTGTGATAAATATTGGTTATTATTTTACGTTAACTTAAGTATGATAGAAAAAATTAGTCAGGAATTATAATACGTTTAGGCTTTCCTATGATGAATATGTAAGATAATGCTCCTATAATGGCCATACAAGAAACAAAAACTAATGCGGATGAATAAGAACCAGTTCTGGAAATTAAATAACCAACTATAGCAGGAGATAAGGCTCCACCCATGTTAGCTATAAAGTTATAGGTACCACCGCATAAACCTACCAGATCTTTAGGGGCTATTTCAGATAATAATGCCCAGGAAATAGCTGATGCCATGCCTTGTCCGAAAAATGATATGGACATGAATGTAATAACAACGCTAACATCTGTGGCATAATTAGATACCATGATTACAGAAGATAATAGTAATCCCACAATAACGGGAAGTTTACGTGAAAGTCCCAGTCCCAATTCTTTTGATATCATCCAGTCGGACCATTTACCGGCTACAAGAACTCCGGCAATTGCTGCAAGATAAGGCATAGCCCCATAGATTCCAGCTTTTAATATAGCCATATCTTTTTCGTTTACAAGATAAGAAGGAAACCAAGTCATAAAAAAGAATAGTATGGCGGTTATAGCAAAACCTCCTATGTACATTCCCCATAATTGACGGCTGGTGAATAAATACTTTAGTTCTTTTTTATTAATCTTCTTTTGTTCTGATACTGTATCAGAAAGGCCTCCACCTTCTTTGATAAGATCGAGTTCTTCTTTATTAACGCCTTTTGAATGAGCTGGATCATTATAATGTGTAAACCAAATAAAAGCAAATAAAAGTCCGAGTACACCTGTAATAATGAATAT
This window encodes:
- a CDS encoding FAD-dependent oxidoreductase; translation: MKKYKHIFNPLKVKNMILKNRIVMPPMGTNYAGQNGEIREEHVKYYEQRAKGETGLIIVENAAVDFPLGSNGTTQLRIDHDSFIPALYNLTERLHKYGANVAMQINHSGASAVPDRIGCQAVSSSNIPSKTGGSIPRTLERKEILDIIEKYAKAAKRVQIAGFDAVEIHAGHSYLISQFLSPIYNKRRNEFGGNIENRARFGRMIIDSVRREIGPMFPIILRVSADELIPGGNTLQDTLRILEYLNDEVDIFDVSAALNDSLQYQIDKMALEDGWRSYMSQAVKEKFNKPTITTGNIRTPGVAEEILVQGKADLIGMGRGLIAESKWGLKVKNGEEDMLRKCISCNIGCAGHRIGLNRPIRCTVNPDTIYEDEYKNKRVKKQTNVVVIGGGTSGLEAACTAAELGCNTFLFEKKPYLGGLAKEISKFPDKYRVSYLPEYLINRAEKLNNLTIFTNTEGNVKLIDIVKPGIIVNATGSKPLLPPIKGLLDNIDKEGGKLYSIFGLLNRIDQFENMNLDGKKIVVIGGGAVGLDVVEFFSERKAKTSIVEMLPTIGKDLDVITKISVKEIVKKYDVNVNTNTALTEVASDHFKVKKDDREIVMNFDYGFVCLGMRAENQGLEELKDYFKEKNVEIVNIGDSFRARKIIDGVKEGRDIILALEKIKAI
- a CDS encoding D-glucuronyl C5-epimerase family protein; the encoded protein is MLLKVGEASLKEKMNILKRSKKAHNNKKYSMAIKGYDQIILDKSLPAHIINEARVCKLLAEQKAPVLKKYSFSPDFIEVCENGKKYYRDNKCSYFLYEDYNTFKKYFNLQQDWVYVESEHFKFDHKGIPMVKYNDKFYYNTVTVCQYGLWLYDKYIDNKEDKKKFLSIADFLIDNMKEDGSFRYEFKYHHYELLNVGWTSSMSQGQALSVFARAYNLTKDIKYLNSGDKVLKYLLTPISKGGVMDNLGTLDERLKDKIFFQQYVNSTSTYTLNGFIFTLIGLYDWSNVNCPGNIYYSNIAREYWNKGLNSLKFIIPYYDIGEFTAYDLYHIVKKSKPSSSDFYHSVHIEQMNALYNITKDNYFKNIRDMWISYVSEPNES
- a CDS encoding alpha/beta hydrolase family protein; translated protein: MFISYFEEVRVLSIIFLSAAILTKVKFFYIRYCKIQYFKYKINVGIILTNKIYNTLNIIVEERIYMVDNFEIKGEQNGSIRGIINRPSISGKIPCIIFCHGFMGNKLGHNFMFVKIARTLEKLNIASIRFDFRGSGESDGDFKDITISSEVEDCKRVLQFANSLDYIDKNNINILGFSMGAAIAVVIASSYSNIIKNSILMSAGFNMYDIFISEATGDRLYEFLEKGYINFENNILSEKAIEDAFNYRVFDYLKDMKGNTLIIHGTEDKSVYPLYARKIQQLLGSKAKLKFIKGADHCYSSPEYYAELVKEIVLFVKEYII
- a CDS encoding MFS transporter — protein: MRKNIVNNLENKPTGKRWFILFLVCSITFINYLDRANLSVAAPFLSKEFMLDPAKMGLIFSALSWSYTVMQIPSGWFLDRFGPRLVYGIALCGWSAFTAIVTFTFNFTSMIFCRLGLGFFEAPAFPANGRIVTTWFPSKERGLAIGAYTASEYVGLALCTPILTWLLVTFSWRVIFIITGVLGLLFAFIWFTHYNDPAHSKGVNKEELDLIKEGGGLSDTVSEQKKINKKELKYLFTSRQLWGMYIGGFAITAILFFFMTWFPSYLVNEKDMAILKAGIYGAMPYLAAIAGVLVAGKWSDWMISKELGLGLSRKLPVIVGLLLSSVIMVSNYATDVSVVITFMSISFFGQGMASAISWALLSEIAPKDLVGLCGGTYNFIANMGGALSPAIVGYLISRTGSYSSALVFVSCMAIIGALSYIFIIGKPKRIIIPD